The following are encoded together in the Oryzias melastigma strain HK-1 linkage group LG17, ASM292280v2, whole genome shotgun sequence genome:
- the LOC112147747 gene encoding SPRY domain-containing SOCS box protein 4 isoform X1, producing MGQKISGSIKSVDGRGESGASPSYRPTAHRRQHLELRGPDFSRPPRLDLLLDMPCAGLETQLRHAWNPDDRSLNIFIKDDDKLTFHRHPVAQSTDCIRGRVGYTRGLHVWKIHWPARQRGTHAVVGVATAEAPLHSVGYTALVGADSESWGWDLGRNRLYHDSKNRAHSSLPSYPCFLEPEETFILPDSLLVILDMDEGTLSFMVDGQYLGVAFRGLKGKKLYPIVSAVWGHCEISMRYINGLDRKYFFCNIKSAYRFWFFLKPRMISQACFFINKKKKKKKKTLNSFEMSQRWGKSRTPSDCDTLSNINVWVRFKSVLCNSVNLGLCLFTHFHFVDSQRCES from the coding sequence ATGGGCCAGAAGATTTCTGGCAGCATTAAGTCGGTGGACGGTCGTGGAGAAAGTGGCGCCTCCCCGTCATACCGACCCACCGCTCATCGTCGGCAGCATCTAGAGCTTAGGGGCCCAGACTTCTCCAGGCCTCCCAGATTAGACCTTTTACTGGACATGCCATGTGCGGGATTAGAGACCCAGCTTCGTCACGCTTGGAACCCCGACGACCGCTCGCTCAATATTTTCATCAAAGACGATGATAAGCTGACTTTTCACCGGCACCCTGTAGCTCAGAGCACGGACTGCATCAGAGGGCGCGTGGGATACACGCGAGGTCTCCATGTGTGGAAAATTCACTGGCCTGCCCGGCAGAGGGGGACCCACGCCGTGGTCGGGGTGGCGACGGCTGAAGCTCCTTTACATTCTGTCGGGTACACGGCGTTGGTGGGTGCAGACTCTGAGTCGTGGGGCTGGGATCTGGGCCGGAACAGGCTGTACCATGACAGTAAAAACCGGGCCCACAGCTCCCTGCCCTCATACCCGTGTTTCCTGGAGCCAGAGGAAACGTTCATCCTACCGGACTCCCTGCTAGTGATTCTGGACATGGATGAAGGAACACTAAGCTTCATGGTGGATGGACAGTATCTAGGAGTGGCATTTCGAGGCCTAAAAGGAAAGAAGCTTTATCCCATTGTTAGTGCGGTGTGGGGGCATTGCGAGATATCCATGAGGTACATCAACGGCTTGGATCGTAAGTACTTTTTCTGTAATATCAAATCTGCTTACAGATTTTGGTTCTTCTTAAAGCCAAGAATGATTAGTcaggcttgtttttttattaataaaaaaaaaaaaaaaaaaaaaaaaaccctcaattcATTTGAAATGAGTCAGCGTTGGGGCAAAAGCAGGACTCCCAGTGATTGTGACACGCTTTCAAACATCAACGTTTGGGTAAGATTTAAAAGTGTGTTGTGCAACTCTGTAAATTTAGGCCTGTGCCTTTTTACACACTTTCATTTTGTTGACAGCCAAAGGTGTGAAAGTTAA